A single region of the Sphingobium sp. EP60837 genome encodes:
- a CDS encoding phage holin family protein — MTEEPSLVAAQPETERQQDSVRSAFSKLYTDGRAYADAEIERQKLRAGIAGAGVRDAAIFATAGLMLAFAGLIAFLVGMVLMLSRHLGAGWSALVIFGSSLIVAIILLLMAKARISRMRKAIKS; from the coding sequence TTGACGGAAGAGCCAAGCCTGGTAGCGGCGCAGCCGGAAACTGAACGGCAGCAGGACAGTGTGCGTTCGGCGTTCAGCAAACTTTATACGGACGGCCGCGCCTATGCCGACGCGGAGATAGAGCGGCAAAAGCTGCGCGCGGGGATCGCCGGGGCGGGCGTTCGAGATGCCGCGATCTTCGCTACGGCGGGGCTCATGCTGGCCTTCGCAGGTCTGATCGCCTTCCTCGTGGGAATGGTGCTGATGCTCAGTCGGCATCTTGGGGCGGGCTGGTCAGCCTTGGTGATATTTGGCTCTTCGCTGATCGTTGCGATCATATTGCTGCTGATGGCCAAAGCGCGGATCTCAAGGATGCGGAAAGCCATTAAATCATGA
- a CDS encoding DUF883 family protein — protein sequence MADIHAQITRVRDAANDIAETASGKFRDTTGKARDSAADLIQTSRDRAGDAYSDVRDRTQRVAARANEIVQEHPIAAVAGAVAAGAVVAWLFPKSRAAMKALPGLAATAGSRVVEAALAARAAAAEGAETIRSNASDALHHVQESASKTASSARETAASADITGTASRVADDLVSLVASKIDSVSEALKARLPKR from the coding sequence ATGGCTGATATTCATGCTCAGATTACACGCGTGCGCGATGCCGCGAATGACATTGCCGAAACGGCGTCCGGCAAGTTCCGCGACACAACTGGCAAAGCGCGCGACAGCGCTGCGGACCTGATCCAGACAAGTCGCGACCGCGCGGGCGATGCTTACAGCGATGTGCGTGACCGGACGCAGCGCGTGGCCGCGCGCGCAAATGAAATTGTCCAGGAGCACCCCATTGCTGCCGTTGCTGGGGCAGTTGCGGCTGGAGCCGTAGTGGCGTGGTTGTTTCCTAAGAGCCGCGCGGCGATGAAGGCGCTGCCGGGCTTGGCGGCGACGGCAGGCAGCCGCGTCGTTGAAGCGGCGCTTGCGGCACGGGCCGCCGCTGCAGAGGGCGCGGAAACCATCCGGTCGAATGCGAGCGATGCGCTGCATCATGTCCAGGAAAGCGCCAGTAAGACGGCATCTTCGGCCCGTGAGACCGCAGCATCGGCAGACATAACGGGTACAGCGTCGCGAGTTGCGGATGACCTTGTCTCTCTGGTTGCGAGCAAAATTGATTCGGTCAGCGAAGCCTTGAAAGCGCGATTGCCGAAACGGTAA
- a CDS encoding DUF4170 domain-containing protein: MSKLHLVMGGRVKDPQTLEFEDLTSIDLVGVFPDYASAENAWRGAAQRTVDDAEMRYVIVHLHRLLEPELPQG, encoded by the coding sequence ATGAGTAAACTCCACCTGGTCATGGGGGGACGGGTCAAAGACCCCCAAACTCTGGAATTCGAAGACCTGACCTCGATCGACCTCGTCGGCGTTTTTCCCGATTATGCATCGGCTGAAAATGCATGGCGCGGCGCTGCCCAGCGCACCGTCGATGACGCTGAAATGCGCTATGTCATCGTTCATCTGCATCGCCTGCTGGAGCCCGAGTTGCCACAGGGGTAA
- a CDS encoding rhomboid family intramembrane serine protease codes for MTDIIAAITFVAFMLLSLTGQVDNAAILGGFIPVRIDDPQLFKGVLAVPLWLTPLSCTLVHAGWLHIGFNLLMLVFCGRQVEQVLQKGAVLLLYIAGAYGAALLQWATGPSSPNPMVGASGAISAILATYALLYGQRTVRRIGPFSANLLRVLWLAAGWIILQLMIGLASARGGLGDLGQIAIAAHIGGFLVGLVLTRPLLRWRFRKGPKPLV; via the coding sequence ATGACGGACATAATCGCGGCGATTACCTTCGTCGCCTTTATGTTGTTGTCGTTGACGGGGCAGGTGGACAATGCGGCGATCTTGGGCGGCTTCATACCCGTCCGGATCGATGATCCCCAGTTATTTAAGGGGGTTTTGGCTGTTCCCCTATGGCTGACGCCGCTTAGCTGCACGCTCGTTCATGCTGGCTGGCTGCACATCGGCTTTAACCTTCTGATGCTGGTCTTTTGTGGGCGTCAAGTTGAACAGGTGCTGCAGAAAGGCGCGGTTCTGCTCCTCTACATCGCTGGCGCCTATGGCGCGGCACTGCTGCAATGGGCTACAGGACCGTCATCTCCCAATCCCATGGTGGGCGCCAGCGGAGCGATTTCCGCGATCCTGGCGACCTATGCGCTTCTTTATGGTCAGCGCACGGTCCGGCGGATTGGCCCCTTTTCCGCCAATTTGCTGCGGGTGCTTTGGCTGGCGGCAGGATGGATCATCTTGCAGTTGATGATCGGACTCGCATCGGCGCGCGGTGGGCTTGGTGATCTCGGCCAGATTGCCATCGCCGCGCATATTGGCGGTTTTCTCGTCGGGCTTGTACTGACCCGTCCCTTGCTTCGCTGGCGCTTCCGCAAGGGGCCGAAGCCTCTAGTCTGA
- the greA gene encoding transcription elongation factor GreA — protein sequence MATVEKMPMLQMGYDKLNEQLRELKAERPLIVDAIEEARAHGDLSENAEYHAAKERQGQVEATIADLEDKLSRAQIIDPKALSGDKVVFGATVTLLDEDEKPVKYQIVGQAEADAKLGMISYNSPLGRALISRQVGEEVEVSVPSGDKFYLIDKIEFI from the coding sequence ATGGCCACCGTGGAAAAGATGCCGATGCTGCAGATGGGCTATGACAAGCTCAATGAGCAGCTCCGCGAACTGAAGGCGGAACGGCCTTTGATCGTGGACGCCATCGAAGAAGCGCGTGCCCATGGCGATCTGTCGGAAAATGCCGAATATCATGCGGCAAAGGAACGGCAGGGCCAGGTCGAAGCAACGATCGCAGATCTTGAGGACAAGCTGTCGCGCGCCCAGATCATCGATCCTAAGGCGCTCTCAGGCGACAAGGTGGTGTTTGGTGCCACCGTCACCCTCCTCGATGAGGACGAAAAGCCCGTCAAATATCAAATAGTCGGCCAAGCTGAGGCTGACGCAAAGCTCGGCATGATCAGCTATAACAGCCCGCTGGGCCGCGCGCTGATCAGCCGCCAGGTCGGTGAAGAGGTTGAAGTGTCGGTTCCCTCCGGGGACAAATTCTACCTGATCGACAAAATCGAATTCATCTAA
- the carB gene encoding carbamoyl-phosphate synthase large subunit: MPKRTDISSILIIGAGPIIIGQACEFDYSGTQAVKALREEGYRIILVNSNPATIMTDPEFADATYVEPITPEIVAKIIEKERPDAVLPTMGGQTALNTALALFNDGTLEKYGVKMIGADAEAIDKAEDRLKFRDAMDKIGLESARSRIAHTMEEALEGLEFTGLPSIIRPSFTLGGTGGGVAYNKEEFKRIVAEGLDASPTTEVLIEESLLGWKEYEMEVVRDRNDNAIIICSIENVDPMGVHTGDSITVAPALTLTDKEYQIMRNASIAVLREIGVETGGSNVQFAVNPKDGRLVVIEMNPRVSRSSALASKATGFPIAKVAAKLAIGYTLDEIENDITGATPASFEPTIDYVVTKIPRFAFEKFKGSEPLLGTAMKSVGEVMAIGRNIHESMQKALRGLETGLCGFNEVEHLVGAPKDDIIAALAQPTPDRLLVAAQALREGLTVAEVHAVAKYDPWFLERIKEIIDAEAEILSNGLPQDAEGMRRLKAMGFADKRLAYLALKSANLRGMERGIARGSGLIHEAVKAMTGGVTEDEVRALRHRLGIRPVFKRIDTCAAEFEAKTPYMYSTYEAPIFGEPENEAQPSDRKKVVILGGGPNRIGQGIEFDYCCVHACFALSEAGFETIMINCNPETVSTDYDTSDRLYFEPLTAEDVLEILSVEMSNGTLAGVIVQFGGQTPLKLAQALEDAGIPILGTSPDAIDLAEDRERFAALIDKLRLKQPANGIARSREEAIAVANRIGYPVLMRPSYVLGGRAMEIVDGQAQLEEYIATAVQVSGDSPVLIDQYLRDAVEVDVDALCDGDDVVVAGVLQHIEEAGVHSGDSACSLPPYSLSDEVIAEIERQADVLARALSVRGLMNIQFAVKDGVVYLIEVNPRASRTVPFVAKAIGTPIAKIASRVMAGEKLKDLPKIDRNAISHIAVKEAVFPFARFPGVDPVLSPEMKSTGEVMGIDSDFATAFAKAQLGAGTILPKSGTVFVSVKDSDKPVVLPAVQKMAALGFTIIATGGTARYLEEQGVSVQLVNKVAEGRPHIVDKITDGDIDLIVNTTEGWQSLKDSKAIRTSALRAKVASFTTAAASVAAADAIEALRGHALEVRSLQSYYPRPQA, translated from the coding sequence ATGCCCAAACGCACCGACATCTCCTCCATCCTCATCATCGGCGCTGGCCCGATCATCATCGGCCAGGCTTGCGAGTTCGACTATTCGGGCACGCAGGCGGTGAAGGCGCTCAGGGAAGAGGGCTATCGCATCATTCTGGTGAATTCCAACCCAGCCACCATCATGACCGACCCGGAATTTGCCGACGCGACCTATGTCGAGCCGATCACGCCCGAAATCGTGGCGAAGATCATCGAGAAGGAGCGCCCCGACGCGGTGCTGCCGACCATGGGTGGCCAGACGGCTCTCAACACGGCGCTGGCGCTGTTCAATGACGGCACGCTGGAGAAATATGGCGTCAAAATGATCGGCGCGGATGCCGAAGCCATCGACAAGGCCGAGGACCGCCTGAAGTTCCGCGACGCGATGGACAAGATTGGGCTGGAATCGGCCCGCTCGCGCATCGCCCATACGATGGAAGAGGCGCTGGAGGGGCTGGAGTTCACCGGCCTTCCCTCGATCATTCGCCCCAGCTTCACGCTCGGTGGCACCGGCGGCGGCGTCGCCTACAACAAGGAAGAGTTCAAGCGGATCGTAGCCGAAGGGCTCGACGCCTCGCCGACCACCGAAGTCCTGATCGAGGAATCGCTCCTCGGCTGGAAGGAATATGAGATGGAGGTCGTCCGGGATCGGAATGACAATGCCATCATCATTTGCTCGATTGAAAATGTCGATCCGATGGGCGTCCATACCGGCGACTCCATCACCGTCGCGCCGGCGCTGACGCTGACCGACAAGGAATATCAGATCATGCGCAACGCGAGCATCGCGGTGCTGCGTGAGATCGGCGTTGAGACCGGCGGCTCCAACGTCCAGTTCGCCGTCAACCCGAAAGACGGCCGCTTGGTCGTCATCGAGATGAACCCGCGCGTATCTCGCTCCTCGGCGCTGGCGTCGAAGGCGACCGGCTTCCCCATCGCCAAGGTCGCGGCGAAACTCGCCATAGGCTACACGCTGGACGAGATTGAGAACGACATCACCGGCGCGACGCCCGCCAGCTTCGAACCGACCATCGACTATGTCGTAACGAAAATCCCGCGCTTCGCCTTCGAGAAGTTCAAGGGCTCTGAACCGCTGCTCGGCACCGCGATGAAGTCGGTGGGCGAAGTGATGGCGATCGGCCGCAACATTCATGAATCCATGCAGAAGGCCCTTCGCGGCCTTGAAACGGGGCTGTGCGGTTTCAATGAGGTCGAACATCTGGTCGGCGCGCCGAAAGACGACATCATCGCAGCGCTCGCTCAACCAACTCCGGATCGCTTGCTGGTCGCTGCCCAAGCTCTGCGGGAAGGACTGACGGTTGCAGAAGTCCATGCCGTGGCGAAGTATGATCCATGGTTTCTGGAGCGCATCAAGGAGATCATTGACGCCGAGGCGGAAATCCTCAGCAACGGTCTGCCGCAGGACGCGGAGGGCATGCGCCGCCTGAAGGCTATGGGTTTTGCCGACAAGCGCCTCGCTTACCTCGCGCTCAAGTCCGCTAATCTGCGCGGCATGGAGCGCGGCATCGCGCGTGGTTCCGGTTTGATCCACGAAGCGGTCAAGGCGATGACCGGCGGCGTCACCGAGGATGAGGTTCGCGCGCTCCGTCATAGGCTGGGCATCCGCCCCGTCTTCAAACGCATCGACACCTGCGCGGCCGAGTTCGAGGCGAAGACGCCTTATATGTATTCGACCTATGAGGCTCCGATCTTCGGTGAGCCGGAGAACGAGGCGCAGCCCAGTGACCGGAAGAAAGTCGTCATCCTCGGTGGCGGCCCCAACAGGATTGGCCAGGGCATCGAGTTCGACTATTGCTGCGTCCACGCCTGCTTCGCGCTCAGCGAAGCTGGCTTCGAGACGATCATGATCAATTGCAACCCGGAAACCGTGTCCACCGATTATGACACGTCCGACCGTCTCTATTTCGAACCGCTAACCGCCGAGGACGTCCTCGAGATCCTTAGCGTCGAAATGTCGAACGGCACGCTGGCGGGCGTCATCGTCCAGTTCGGCGGCCAGACGCCGCTCAAGCTCGCACAGGCGCTGGAGGATGCGGGCATCCCGATCCTGGGCACGTCGCCCGACGCCATCGATCTGGCCGAAGACCGTGAACGGTTCGCCGCGCTGATCGACAAGCTCAGACTTAAGCAGCCAGCCAACGGCATTGCCCGCAGTCGGGAAGAGGCGATCGCGGTCGCCAACCGCATCGGCTATCCGGTGCTGATGCGCCCATCCTATGTCCTTGGCGGCCGCGCCATGGAGATTGTCGATGGCCAGGCGCAGTTGGAAGAATATATCGCCACCGCCGTGCAGGTGTCGGGTGACTCGCCTGTGCTGATCGATCAGTATCTGCGCGACGCGGTCGAAGTGGACGTGGACGCGCTCTGCGATGGTGATGATGTCGTGGTTGCAGGGGTCCTCCAACATATCGAAGAGGCTGGCGTGCACTCCGGTGATAGCGCCTGCTCCCTGCCACCCTACAGCCTTTCCGATGAGGTCATCGCCGAAATCGAGCGTCAAGCCGATGTTCTAGCCCGTGCGCTGTCGGTGCGGGGTCTCATGAATATTCAATTCGCGGTCAAGGACGGCGTGGTTTACCTGATCGAGGTGAACCCGCGCGCTAGCCGCACAGTGCCCTTCGTCGCCAAAGCGATCGGCACGCCTATCGCCAAGATCGCCAGCCGCGTCATGGCGGGCGAGAAGCTGAAGGATCTGCCGAAGATCGATCGTAATGCGATTTCACACATCGCGGTCAAGGAAGCGGTCTTCCCCTTCGCCCGCTTCCCCGGCGTCGATCCCGTATTATCGCCGGAAATGAAGAGCACCGGCGAAGTCATGGGCATCGACAGTGACTTCGCGACCGCCTTCGCCAAGGCACAACTTGGCGCCGGCACCATTCTGCCCAAAAGTGGCACGGTGTTCGTGTCGGTCAAGGATAGTGACAAGCCGGTGGTGCTGCCCGCCGTGCAAAAGATGGCGGCTCTGGGCTTCACCATCATCGCGACCGGCGGCACCGCCCGCTATCTGGAAGAGCAGGGCGTCTCGGTGCAATTGGTGAACAAGGTGGCCGAAGGCCGTCCGCATATCGTGGACAAGATCACCGATGGCGACATCGATCTGATCGTCAACACGACGGAAGGCTGGCAGTCGCTAAAGGACAGTAAGGCCATCCGCACCAGCGCCCTGCGGGCTAAGGTGGCGAGCTTCACTACCGCCGCGGCCAGCGTGGCGGCAGCGGATGCGATTGAGGCGCTGCGCGGCCACGCCCTTGAAGTACGGTCGTTGCAGTCCTATTATCCAAGGCCGCAAGCCTGA
- a CDS encoding ribonuclease E inhibitor RraB: MSLNLPQVDPARLEAEWEADKAVLANLTENGDKPRIPRPVDVSFRGSEKDFERVLTIASQFGFVELDREEDEDGDLYLFLETEQAVDKASIRALTKKCLQIEILCGVEYDGWGCEARTGAVH, translated from the coding sequence GTGAGCCTCAATCTGCCTCAGGTTGATCCCGCCCGGCTCGAAGCGGAGTGGGAGGCGGACAAGGCCGTTCTCGCCAATCTCACCGAGAATGGCGACAAGCCGCGCATCCCGCGCCCGGTCGATGTCAGCTTCCGGGGAAGCGAGAAGGATTTCGAACGCGTGCTGACCATCGCCAGTCAGTTCGGCTTTGTCGAACTCGACCGCGAAGAGGATGAGGATGGCGATCTCTACCTGTTCCTCGAAACCGAGCAGGCGGTCGACAAAGCGTCCATCCGCGCGCTGACGAAGAAGTGCCTCCAGATCGAAATCCTGTGCGGCGTCGAATATGACGGCTGGGGTTGCGAGGCCCGGACGGGGGCTGTGCATTGA
- the carA gene encoding glutamine-hydrolyzing carbamoyl-phosphate synthase small subunit produces MADAKTLTVPKGATGVLVFADGSAVFGRGFGSVGDAVGELCFNTSITGYQEIMTDPSYAGQIINFTFPHIGNVGTNVDDVEADAPHALGCIVREDVTAPSNFRNVEPFDQWMKEHGRIGLSGVDTRALTRMIRLKGAPNVVIAHDPDGNFDLATLADKADSWPGLEGMDLAIEVTGKESRLWKDGVWKLGHGYGLGEAGDERPHVVAIDYGAKNNIFRNLVKAGARVTVLPATATYEQVREQKPDGVFLSNGPGDPAATGEYAVPVIRQVLEADLPVFGICLGHQMLALAAGAKTVKMHQGHRGANHPVKRLSDGLVEITSMNHGFAVDSDTLPENVKPTHVSLFDGSNCGIELTDKKAFSVQYHPEASPGPQDSFYLFQRFVEGLK; encoded by the coding sequence ATGGCTGATGCCAAGACCCTCACCGTGCCCAAAGGAGCGACAGGGGTATTGGTTTTTGCTGACGGCAGCGCGGTGTTTGGACGCGGCTTCGGCTCGGTCGGCGATGCGGTGGGCGAGCTTTGCTTCAACACCTCGATCACTGGCTATCAGGAGATTATGACCGATCCCTCCTACGCGGGTCAGATCATCAATTTCACCTTCCCCCATATCGGTAATGTCGGCACCAATGTCGACGATGTGGAGGCGGATGCCCCGCATGCGCTGGGCTGCATAGTCCGCGAGGACGTCACCGCGCCCAGCAACTTCCGCAATGTCGAGCCGTTCGACCAGTGGATGAAGGAACATGGCCGCATCGGCCTCTCGGGCGTCGATACCCGCGCACTGACGCGCATGATCCGCCTCAAGGGCGCGCCCAATGTTGTGATCGCCCATGACCCGGACGGCAATTTCGACCTCGCTACGCTGGCTGACAAGGCCGACAGTTGGCCCGGTCTTGAGGGCATGGACCTCGCCATTGAAGTCACCGGCAAGGAAAGCCGCCTGTGGAAGGACGGCGTCTGGAAGCTCGGTCATGGCTATGGCCTGGGCGAAGCGGGCGATGAACGCCCTCATGTCGTCGCGATCGATTATGGCGCGAAGAACAACATCTTTCGTAACCTGGTGAAGGCTGGCGCCCGAGTCACCGTGCTGCCCGCCACCGCTACCTATGAGCAGGTGAGGGAGCAGAAGCCCGACGGCGTCTTCCTGTCCAACGGCCCCGGCGACCCGGCCGCGACCGGCGAATATGCCGTGCCCGTCATCAGGCAGGTTTTGGAGGCCGACCTGCCGGTCTTCGGCATCTGCCTCGGCCACCAGATGCTGGCGCTCGCTGCCGGCGCCAAGACCGTGAAGATGCACCAGGGCCATCGCGGCGCCAATCACCCCGTCAAGCGGCTCTCAGACGGCCTTGTCGAGATCACCTCGATGAACCACGGCTTCGCGGTCGATAGCGACACGCTGCCTGAAAATGTCAAGCCGACCCATGTGTCGCTCTTTGATGGCAGCAACTGCGGCATAGAACTAACTGATAAGAAAGCATTTTCTGTTCAGTATCACCCGGAAGCATCGCCCGGCCCTCAGGACAGCTTCTACCTGTTCCAGCGCTTCGTCGAAGGGCTGAAGTGA
- a CDS encoding GatB/YqeY domain-containing protein yields the protein MIREKVKSAQVEAMKGGDKERLAAVRLILAKLKDRDIELRTTSSVPDDDTIVVEVLQKMAKQRRESIDMFKSGGRDELAAKEQAELVVIESFLPQQLSEDETKAAIDAIKAEVGASSVKDMGKVMAVLKERHGAVIDMSKASGLVKAALS from the coding sequence ATGATTCGCGAGAAGGTAAAGAGCGCCCAGGTCGAAGCCATGAAGGGCGGGGACAAGGAACGCCTGGCCGCGGTGCGGCTGATCCTCGCCAAGCTGAAGGACCGGGACATCGAGTTGCGGACCACCAGCAGCGTGCCTGATGACGACACGATCGTGGTCGAGGTGCTGCAGAAGATGGCCAAGCAGCGGCGCGAATCGATCGACATGTTCAAGAGTGGCGGACGCGACGAGTTGGCCGCGAAGGAACAGGCGGAATTGGTGGTTATCGAGAGCTTCCTGCCGCAGCAGCTGAGCGAGGATGAGACCAAGGCGGCCATTGACGCCATCAAGGCTGAGGTTGGGGCGAGCAGCGTCAAGGATATGGGGAAGGTCATGGCCGTGCTGAAGGAACGGCATGGGGCTGTGATTGACATGAGCAAGGCTAGCGGGCTGGTGAAAGCGGCGCTGTCCTAA
- a CDS encoding endonuclease domain-containing protein, with product MDKGYARPTLRARPLRNNATDAERVLWQAISARKLAGIRFNRQVPVGPFICDFVARSIRPVIEVDGWQHDASVDAGRTAFLKQRGYRVLRFWNNDVLGNLDGVVAEIERVISRMMAHIPSPNPSREREGSFCGEGT from the coding sequence ATGGACAAAGGCTATGCCCGCCCTACCCTCCGCGCACGCCCCCTCCGCAACAATGCGACCGATGCGGAGCGCGTTCTGTGGCAAGCGATCAGCGCGCGCAAACTAGCCGGCATTCGGTTTAATCGGCAGGTTCCAGTAGGCCCGTTCATCTGTGATTTCGTAGCACGATCGATCCGGCCCGTGATTGAAGTTGATGGCTGGCAGCATGATGCGTCCGTCGATGCAGGCCGGACAGCGTTTCTAAAGCAACGCGGGTATAGAGTGTTGCGCTTCTGGAATAATGATGTGCTGGGGAATTTGGATGGGGTTGTGGCCGAGATTGAGCGCGTCATTTCCCGGATGATGGCACACATCCCCTCCCCCAACCCCTCCCGCGAGCGGGAGGGGAGCTTTTGTGGTGAGGGGACATGA
- the dnaG gene encoding DNA primase — protein sequence MSLSPAFLDELRMRTSLSTLIGRTVKVTKAGREYKACCPFHNEKTPSFTINDEKGFYHCFGCGAHGDAIRWMTDQRGLPFMEAVKELAATAGMDVPAPDPHMAKRAEKAKGLHDVMVAAQALFEEQLGGIEGAEARDYLKRRGISEATRRAFGFGYSADSNGKLKGALTEFGEPMLIEAGLLIDPDASEGEKARKRESYDRFRGRLMLPIRDIRGRVIAFGGRILGQGEPKYLNSPDTPLFDKGRTLYNIDRASPASRQSGRVIVVEGYMDVIALAQAGFGEAVAPLGTALTEHQIQRLWKMVDVPILCFDGDAAGQKAAIRAATRALPLLRPGMSLAFATLPAGQDPDDLIRAEGPVAMEKVLSVAEPLVERLWAHEQNAVPLDTPEQRAALKQRLGAITDAIAHPDVRAHYVQIFRQRYDALFFARQASGGGPRHQRGGGARQGWQRDRRGNWKPPLPPVGSEARAIGVSGMEQRLLRAVLASLLRHPEQIMLHREMLSALHIGDSALAGLLRAMVTASFTQETVETEGLLTILGQGEVYNMAKGMLRADTFTFTPNRMTADSSRVSRDLEEAIRVMAQGPELETALAEATRRAKEDLNEETFAEQQRVHRMKMDHDRRLAELAQSEDIV from the coding sequence ATGAGCCTTTCCCCCGCCTTCCTTGACGAGCTGCGTATGCGGACATCCCTGTCCACCCTGATCGGGCGGACGGTGAAGGTCACCAAAGCGGGGCGGGAGTATAAGGCTTGCTGTCCTTTTCATAATGAGAAGACGCCCAGCTTCACCATCAATGATGAGAAGGGCTTTTATCATTGCTTCGGCTGCGGAGCGCATGGGGATGCGATCCGGTGGATGACCGATCAGCGCGGCTTGCCGTTCATGGAGGCCGTGAAGGAACTTGCTGCGACGGCGGGAATGGATGTGCCCGCGCCCGATCCGCATATGGCGAAACGGGCGGAGAAGGCGAAGGGCCTGCATGACGTCATGGTGGCAGCGCAAGCCTTGTTCGAAGAGCAGCTTGGCGGGATCGAAGGCGCTGAAGCCCGGGATTACCTGAAGCGGCGCGGGATCAGCGAAGCCACTCGGCGAGCCTTTGGCTTTGGCTATTCCGCGGATTCCAATGGAAAGCTGAAAGGCGCGCTAACCGAGTTTGGCGAGCCTATGCTGATCGAGGCCGGATTGCTGATCGATCCGGATGCGAGCGAGGGTGAAAAGGCGCGAAAGCGCGAAAGCTATGACCGGTTCCGGGGGCGGCTCATGCTGCCGATCCGCGATATTCGGGGGCGAGTGATCGCCTTTGGCGGGCGCATATTGGGCCAGGGCGAACCCAAATATCTGAACTCGCCGGACACGCCGCTCTTCGACAAGGGACGGACGCTTTACAATATCGATCGCGCCTCCCCCGCCAGTCGCCAGAGCGGACGGGTGATCGTGGTCGAGGGCTATATGGACGTGATAGCGCTGGCCCAGGCTGGTTTCGGCGAAGCCGTCGCGCCGCTCGGCACGGCTCTCACCGAGCATCAGATCCAGCGACTGTGGAAGATGGTGGACGTGCCGATCCTTTGCTTCGACGGGGATGCAGCGGGTCAGAAGGCGGCGATCCGGGCGGCGACGCGGGCGCTGCCGCTGCTACGGCCTGGGATGAGCCTGGCTTTTGCGACGCTCCCGGCTGGGCAAGACCCCGACGACCTGATCCGGGCCGAAGGACCGGTAGCGATGGAGAAGGTGTTGAGTGTTGCTGAACCGCTGGTCGAGCGGTTGTGGGCCCATGAACAGAATGCGGTGCCGCTGGATACGCCCGAGCAGCGAGCGGCCTTAAAACAGCGGCTGGGCGCTATCACGGACGCCATCGCGCATCCCGATGTACGGGCGCATTATGTGCAGATATTCCGCCAGCGTTACGATGCCCTGTTCTTTGCGCGGCAAGCTTCGGGCGGCGGCCCCCGGCATCAGCGAGGCGGCGGCGCTCGTCAGGGGTGGCAGCGTGACCGGCGGGGCAATTGGAAGCCTCCCCTGCCCCCGGTTGGCAGCGAAGCGCGGGCGATCGGGGTGAGCGGCATGGAGCAGCGGCTGCTGCGCGCGGTACTCGCAAGCCTGCTGCGCCATCCGGAGCAGATCATGCTGCATCGGGAGATGCTGTCAGCACTGCATATCGGCGATTCGGCCTTGGCCGGACTGCTGCGCGCGATGGTGACGGCTTCCTTCACGCAAGAAACAGTTGAAACCGAGGGCCTCCTTACCATATTGGGCCAAGGTGAAGTGTATAATATGGCGAAGGGGATGCTCCGGGCCGACACGTTCACATTCACCCCCAACAGGATGACCGCCGACTCGAGTCGCGTTTCGCGCGATCTGGAGGAGGCTATCCGGGTGATGGCGCAAGGACCGGAGTTGGAGACGGCGCTGGCGGAAGCCACCAGACGGGCAAAGGAAGACCTCAACGAGGAGACCTTTGCCGAGCAGCAGCGGGTTCATCGGATGAAGATGGATCATGACCGGCGCTTGGCGGAACTGGCGCAGTCCGAAGATATTGTTTGA